The Xiphophorus hellerii strain 12219 chromosome 3, Xiphophorus_hellerii-4.1, whole genome shotgun sequence genome segment CTAGATCTCCAAATGCTAGCAAACCCAGGGATGTATATGGTAAATGACAAAATAcgtaatatttacttttaattttgtaaaataaagtcCAGACGTCAGCTTACCCAATACCTCTAGTTTTAGACTTAGGCTAAATCCCATTTCCCGCTATTCCTTTGCATTTAATTCAGGAAGTGGTTCTGCTGCACAAACATGTGACTTCATACAACTATTTGTGTTGTGTAAGTGATACGGTGCTGCAGTACACATTTTTATGCTCTTTAGGGACGACCAAAAGAGTCATGCCAAAGTTACATGATTAACTaatctatatttattttaaatgttccaACTCTGTCATGCAAATATAATAGCAAAATGTATACCTTTGAAATATTTGTCCAAAAATGCCAGATTTTAATAAGAATCATAATCATAGTTTTACTGATGAgcaaaatgactcaaaataaCGATGTATTCCAAAGaatacataaaacacaaagatatAAAGATCTTTGTTGTGAAAATCTATTCTAACCTGAGAAatggcttttttattttgctctttgtgAAGAAAAGAATGGCATGCATTAAACTATGTTTTTTAATGgtacattgttaaaaaaataccaGCAGATGTTGTTGCCAGAATTTTCCTGTATAAATATGGATTTATACAGTCATTGTAAGGACATATCAAAACATACTCAGtggaaaagtaaaacttttggATATTCAAGGCAGCCAATTAATTATCTAGAAATACACATTtgagagtttaaaaaaatctttattcagGGTACTTCTCATCTCTTGCAAACTTAAATATCTATTTTCCAATAGTTTTCTATCTTTCTTTGGATCtgtttacaaaatgaaaactatAAACTAAATTACCAGCAGCTGTATCCTCTGGTGgcttgttaaagaaaaacagtctgTCATCAACTAAAGCTGCGGCTTTTGTTGGTCTCTAATTAGTTACTCTCtcagacacatttaaaaaggtTATAATAggctttttgatttttttctgtttctttaatgaCCTATTGTGCATGTAAAAGGTGTGGAAAGTTTCAAAGTCCACACCCAAGGGGTTATTATATTATACAGACAACAAAACTGCtgtaagttaatatttttaactccaaaagttttcttctgaatctaaaaaacaaaagttaataaTGCTGGTTTTCACCATCACTTCACCGATTAGAGCCACATGACTATCCTATTAAAAGTTTAGAAATTTAAACCTGGCTTTAAAGATAATCAGCtgagacaaagaaaacattttctgaaaacaaacaagctcatcgtcctctttttaaaatatatattacaacATATTTCCACAGCGCTTGGCCTGCTCCTGGGTGTTTTGCGTGGGGCAGACAGTTGCACAAGCCCAGTAACATGAATCACCATGTTATTCTGCGAGCTGTAATGACAAAGTGCTTGTAtatctgcagctgcagcacttAGAAGCTGTGATTACCTTCCTGATGGGTCAAGAAATTACCGTCTTCACGGCACACGCAGTGTCTCAAATATATATAGAAGaggcatgtttttgagttaaggGTGGATAAGGGTATATTTGGACACAAAAAAACGCCTCCTAACTACTATGATCATGTGTGTTAAGGTAATTACTTACATGTTAGCTTGGTGATGCGATTCTTTATATGAATAGAACATGTTATACACAGTCTGGATCTTAAAAATTCAAACAACTAAAAAATAGTGGCTTAAGGTGCAGAAATTTAAGGAAAATGaatatttggtcatttttttctgtctgctcaAACTAGAACGTTGGctttaacataattttcttgTTAGGCAAACCTCTAGATTTCAATTTAAAAGCCTTAGTCATTGATTGTAAATCAGTATCTCTGTTGCGAAAAATAGTTGCCAGCAAAATAGAAACTCCTTTCACTtaaattaacttattttaatattttttattccacCGACCCTGTTCCAGGATTTAATCTGAGTTTGATCTTgcacaaaaactgttttgtttttttttacagctagATTaacaaaatatgagaaaaataatcagGAATTTTAGAAACTGCTGATATATTGGGATTTTCAGGCATAACAATCTCTCAGGTTTAAGGAAACTGGTATAAAAAATAGGAGTGTGTTGGATGAAATATCTTGTTGGTGTGAGAGACTTTGCTCTTTTTGCAGCATCAGTGTCTGAGGTGGATTTCAGTGCAGACACAATTTCCCAACACTACTGTAATTAATGCAGAATATCCTCATTAGTCATGTCTCAAAAACGCCAGTctagtgttttttaaattttcacatTAAACTCATCTTACAACACTTCTGAGCATATATAATCTCTGATCTGCACTGGTAAACGCCAATACAAGCAAGAGTTAAACACGTAGGTCAGGTAACAAAAACGTGAGACACTTTGCAGCCAGTAAAACTGGAGCATACGTTTTCCAGAGGATAATTATCTACAAACAAGTTCTGCTGTTGTTAGCCATACGTTCTTCGATGCCaataattaaacaatatttacgGTCACTGCCATGACTCTTGCTTTGCAGGAAACACCAGGCAATATCTTTGTTAGTCGGTCCAGATGGCGCTACCGTTTCTCAGCTCTGAAAGTATCTGGCCTCCATCATCATGTTTTATCAATGTGTAAAGCAGAAGAGTAAGGGGTGCTGTAGAGGCAAGCTGTGAAATAGTGAAAAGCataaacataaatcaaattatttagaACCATGGCCTGGCATCCCACCGAGTGTAAACACCTTTTTTAAGGAAAATGGGATACAAGTGAGAATCAGATTTTGTAGCAGGCAGGTTGAGAAAGCTCTCCTAGTCTCTATGGCatactgaaacagaaaacagaaaactagaaTTTCCATATGTAAATTACAATAAATGCTCACACTCAAAGCTTTAAAGTTTCCTAACGTTCTTGGTTTAAACCTTATAGCACATAAATATAGTGGCCGTTTGGCTGAATTATTATATTTGTccttttaaaaactataaaaacagattgttttcaaaaacaaaaattaggaAAGAAACCATCTCTCAAACCAAACAGAACAAAGAGTTTAACATTCAGGTCTTCTTTAAAGACTTTACAAATTCAATTATATTGTAGTAATTAAATGGGCactttggaaacaaaaaatttaaacactattttttccttttgataCTTATGTACCTTATAGACAATTTTTAGCTTaatcagttcaattcaattccaatttatttaataaatgatgGTACATTAAGCAAATTATGTGAGTTGCGTTaagacaaaatttgaaaaatgtgatgCTTTTCTGGTCAGTGAAGGCATCATACTCAGAACTACCTGACCATGTATACAACAGTCTTCAGTGGTGACTCTGTAAAAGAGTGAAGAATCAATGAGATGCTACTTAAAATGACAGAGGAAAAATGGAGGAAAGCGCAACATATTGAGACATGTCTGATTAATTCAGACTGCGACAGGGCAAGAGAGTgcaagactttcagcagataGCAGGAAGGCTGAATGTATTACAGGAAAATTGCTTTTTTCTACCATTATTAGTCTTTAAACGTGTCATGGATTATGCTGATTTTAGAAAAGAGTTGAAAAAATTTTTCTCTAAGATTAACAGacttttttgcaaaaacaatttaaatctttaatttaaGTCACTGAAGCCAATTTATAATGCTGTCTCTAGtgatttcatttgtaaaaccCTGCTTTTTTATGACTGCAACcaaatatttactaaaataGGGAAATTGGCCACAAAATGATTATCAGTGTTTCTCTAATCCAAATCAGCAAAACGCTGACaccaaatgtaatattttttaacatttctgggggtaaatgtacataatttactttgtgtttttttcactgTCAAATTCTGATCTCTGCTAATTACCAGGGCCTCCAATCTTTCAGCACTCAAATTATTCCGtaatttatttgatgtttttccatAAACAGCAGTCGGATTGTCACCACGAAAGCCAATTACCCAAGCTTTCAATTCAAGACTAAACCAAGCCACCTTAATCGGTCTGCATCTAAGTCATTTCAACATGGTTCCTCTTTAAATGCACTCATGGTTGAGTCCCAAAGAGAGTAAAAGTGATGCAAAAATAGCCCAGGCAAGTAAAGATAACACCTAATTATGTTGCTGTGTagttttttcataattttacaaGCAATTAAAGTTGCCTACGGAATTGCTTTAAGCCAATTGCAATGtgagaaacatttaaacacttttacttaaactgacagaaaataaacatttgtttttgttttagaagatGAATAAAACAATAGCAATGTGATCTGtgttcttccatccatccatccatccatcttcttccgcttatccgaggtcgggtcgcgggggtagcagcttcagaagggaggcccagacttccctctccccagccacttcttctagctcctccgggggaatcccgaggcgttcccaggccagccgagagacatagtccctccagcgtgtcctgggtcttccccggggcctcctcccggtgggacgtgcccggaacacctcaccagggaggcgtctaggaggcatcctgaccagatgcccgagccacctcaactggctcctctcgatgtgaaggagcagcggctctactctgagtccctcccggatgactgagcttctcaccctatctctaagggagagcccagccaccctacggagaaaacccatttcggccgcttgtatccgcgatctcgttctttcggtcatgacccaaagctcatgaccatagatgagggtgggaacgtagatcgaccggtaaatcgagagcttcgctttttggctcagctctctcttcaccacgacggaccggtacagcgcccgcttgacagcagacgctgcgccaatccgcctgtcgatctcccgctcccttcttcccccattcgtgaacaagatcccgagatacttaaactcctccacttggggcaggacaccccccctgacccggagaaggcactctacccttttccggctcaagaccatggcctcggatttggaggcactgatcctcatcccggccgcgtcacactcggctgcgaaccgctccagcgagagctgcagatcacgatctgatgaagccaaaaggaccacatcgtctgcaaaaagcagagatgagatcctaaggccaccaaatcggatcccctcaacaccttggctgcgcctagaaattctgtccatgaaagtgatgaacagaatcggtgacaaagggcagccctggcggagtccaactctcaccggaaacgagcccgacttactgccggcaatgcggaccagactctgacaccggtcatacagggacctgacagcccgtatcaaagggcccggtaccccatactcccggagaaccccccacagggctccccgagggacacggtcgaacgccttctccaggtccacaaaacacatgtagactggttgggcgaactcccatgcaccctccaggaccctgccgagggtgtagagctggtccagcgttccacgaccaggacgaaaaccacactgctcttcctgaatccgaggttcgactatccgacggaccctcctctccaggacccctgaatagaccttgccagggaggcttaagagtgtgacccctctataattggagcacaccctccggtccccctttttgaacagggggaccaccaccccagtctgccaatccaggggaactgcccccgatgtccatgcgacattgcagagtcgcgtcaaccaacacaaccctacaacatccagagccttaagaaactccgggcggatctcatccacccccggggccctgccaccgaggagctttttaaccacctcggcgacctcgtccccagagattggagagcctaacccagagtccccaggctccgcttcctcagtggaaggcatgttggtgggattgaggaggtcttcgaagtactctgcccaccggcccacaacgtcccgagtagaggtcagcagcacaccatccccactataaacagtgttggtgctgcaccgcttcccccccctgagacgccggatggtggaccagaatcgcctcgaagccgtacggaagtctttctccatggcctctccaaactcctcccacgcccgggtttttgcctcagcaaccgcccgagccgcatgccgcttcgcccgccggtacccatcagctgcttccggagtcccacaggccaaaaaggcccgataggactccttcttcagcctgacggcatccctcaccgaaggtgtccaccagcgggttcgagggttgccgccgcgacaggcaccgacaaccttgcggccacagctccgatcggccgcctcgacaatggaggcacggaacacggtccactcagactccatgtcccccacctcccccgggacgtgttcgaagttttgccggagatgggagttaaagctccgtctcacaggggattccgccagacgttcccagcagaccctctgTGTTCTTGCGGGGACAAATAATCTTATGtgtgttttctaattttctttttaaaattcgCAAAAGATTTGAGAATTTGGGAGAAATTTGAGtaacgtattttatttatagacaccgcagtaaatacataaaatcaattaagatacaacagtaaaataagttaaattgaataaaaagaGCAGAAGATATCGGGtagaaaaagtgttttgaaaCCCAATGAGTTTGACCAAAACATTAGGCTGTGCAATGCTAATTAGAAATAAGGAACATCATCTACATGCATTatacaaaaagtagtttttgttttttttaccttctggAGCATAAAATAGCTTACAGAACCACATCGACCCGAAAACGAGGCATTGAGGTCCCACCACAATATTTCAGTCAGGTTAACATCTGCACTATGACTGAGTTAAGaaaaacttaattattttatctttctgCCATTCTGTTACACATCTGTTGCCTTCATCATTGTTTAATTAATATGCTGCATGAACTTGTTGTGTTTTACTGGTCAGATTAAGTTGGTTTTATGACCCAATAAAGAAAATGCAtcgtttttttaaagaaattatttaatgcATGATAAACAAAATATCCAGAACAggatgtacttttttttaaataaaagaatttcaggAATTgaaattatctaaaaaaaatacaataataataattataatcaGACTTGACAATTTATTACAGTGAACATGCTCGGATTAGATTTTTGTCAGTTGTGTgactgtttgttttaatgttctgCTAACTGTAATGATATTTGCAATGCCCTCAGTGGCATGTTGCATAACTTTTCAACATTGATTGTATTACTTAACAGAGTTCCAACCCTATTACCTAATAATTTTGGCATGTCCCTATTATACTAAGTAAAGTCAAGATATTGATCTAATCGGAGTCAAAGTTGGTTTGCTGAGGTGAAAAGAAGCTATTGATTGGGGAATTCATacataatcaaattaaaatttttctttctcGGGTACTTGCAGAACAAACAAGAAAAGggaatcatttttgtttctccatTTTAATAAATTCCTAAATTATTCAAGGATGTGAGTCTGAGCTGATGTAATGGGCTGTTTTTTCTGACCATTACTCACCATATCGTAGCTGATGACGACCTTTTTCAGGACCTCTGGGAGCAGGCCTTGGAGCTCCAGGTTAGGGTACGGGTCAGAGAGGTTAAACACCAGGAGGGGGATGTTGTCGGGTCCTGTCAGCCGAGGGGAAAGGGCCAAGATGCACTGCTTCAGGTTGGCCACGGCTGAAAGGCCGCAGAGCTCCTTAAAGGACACTATGGCATTCTAGGTTGAGACAGATTAAATGCACttagttacaaaaacaaagcaaaatctAATGCAAAGCATGTAATGTTTTATTCCTGCAGGGTAAGATCTTTATTTCAAAGGCATTAGAAGCTAAAACCAAGCCTCCAGAGATCAGCTCAGTGACAGGAGGAGAGACTGGAAGCCGTCATCGCCTGTGTTGCTTGTGAGAACTTTCATTTTGGCACTTGTTAGCTGCTCCAAAGCACCCAATCCTTCTGAACTGACACAAGCATCAAGTGGAAATGAAACATACACCCACAAAAACCCTGAGCTTCCTGTGAAAGGCCAAAATTAACCCTAGCATAAACAACCGCAGGGACAAACTGTGAGGGAGCGATCAAGATGTGTTAGTCTCAGGACTGCTGGCTTGTTATCTCACAATGCAGCAATATAAACAGGAGGACCAACGTACAGACTGATGTAACGCCTGAAGGAACAAAACATGATGCTAACCACAGTGTGGCTGGACGTCCGACTCTGCTTTTCTCCTCCAGCTTTACATTCCTTTACAGATTCTTATTAAATTTTATGGGAACATGTTTATGTGGTTATACTTTTGTATTTCTTCAATAAAACTTCAGTCAAAAGAGAATCTAATGTTAGCATTTCCAATATGGTCTAATTTAATTGCACAAAGTTAATTTAGTCAGGATTGGTGGTGGTGTCGTTAAACATAAGCTACTGGATCCCAAACAGGAAATGGTTTTCGACAGGGGGAAAATTTCCAGCACTGATAAACTggttgattattttcttaatatgcTATTGATAATATCAAGTTGGTTTGTTGcttgaaaagagagaaagaaaatgtgtccGGTTTTCTGCGGTGATGCTTTGAGTGGTTACATCCTTTTCCTTTACTTTAATGCATACAAGGCTTGTTTTTCACACTTATGATTATGATCAAAGAAAATTTAATGTCATACAGAGATGGTACTTAAATGATTTCATTATTACGAGAATGAAGCTATCCAAATCAACCTAGCTCTAGGTTGAAAGTATCGGATCCTTTTTAAGTCAtgacttttccatttttttaaacatttttgaccATTCTTTGGAAAATAGTTTATATTCATTCGTATTAAATAGATAGCAATCATTAATGTATCAACTGCCAAAATTTGATACAAATTCtcaattgtttttatgtttagactttgattaggccattctGACACATTCTTTGATCCAAACATAGCTCTAGCTGTCCACATAATCCGTTCAGCTGTcacaaaaaaagtttctttttttatctcttcaTTTACTCACGGCAGCAGGTAAGAAACGCACAAAGTGTACCTAACCTCCATTCATCACTGCCTTATTTGAAACACTTCCAGCCTTTCGACCACTTTACCcttttaaaactctgaaaacttTTTACAGCCTCATTTGGCAGGGACTCAAACTCTTCACCTGCCATTTTGTCTAGAAACTATAGcttagatcaggggtgggcaatcctggtcctcgagggccggtgtcctgcaactcttatatgtctccctggtccaacacacttgaatccaatagctgaatcacctcctaagtgcagtcaagttctccagagtcctgctaatgacctcattatttgactcaggtgtgttgaagtagagatgcatctaaaagttgcaggagaccggccctcgaggcctggagttgcccacccctggctTAGATGGAACTGGAGCCAAACTTGGCTGATGCAACAAAGAGACTTTCTTCACATAgcaattatgttttaaaaatgtaaaacataaattattcacattaaATAGGCTAAAATATAGCTGAAGACAGATTACTTAAAGCTGTCAACCCTTTATGTCAATCAAATGCAGCAATCATTTGGTGAATCATCTTGTTCATCTGACTAAATGATGAACATACATCAAGTCCAGGGAGTGCTTGGTAAGACATAAAAATCTCATTGAGTTGTCTTACCTGCATGTTTTCTCGGAGGTCAGTGGCCTCTCTGAGTGGCAGCAGGGCTGTTTTAAAGACCTCATCGACAGCCTTGATCTGCAGCACTCTCATACTAGCGTACTCTCTGCTTTTCTTGCCTTTCCTTACTGACAATCCCCTTTTGTGTGGCTTTCCTCCACCTCTTCGATTGGTTATGGCAACATGGACAAAAAGCAAAGTATGAGGCAGCAACTCTCCTGTCAGAGACTGTAGCGGTACGTGGCGGAAACCAGGCTGGAGACACTCAAAGGGGATAGTATACTGGCCAATAAACTCGTCTCCAATATAATCATCGTCTAGAACCACAAAGCGCACCATTGCGAGCTCAGGAAGGTTTATCTGAAACTCAAAGCTCTCATCAAACAGCGGGTTGTCCCCATTTTGGTGGACTGTTTTAGTCCTCTGTTCTGCACAGTCTGCAGGAATGCCGTGTATTTCCACGTACACGTATGGGTCCACCACGTCTCCTTTAGCACCGGAGCCTTTGGGTTTGGGGAAATTTTGTCCGCTGATTATCTTGATGTGCAAGAGCTGTGGAGAAACCCCAGGCACTGAATCTTTTGTGTTGGCACTGAAATATGAGACCTGCTCCCTCATGATGGCCGGTCGGAGAACATAGCCACTGTTACCATTCTGACGGAACCAACCGATGTTCAAATCCATCATTAGCCCAGGAGTCTGGTAGTTCATGGCTACAATCTGGCAGCCGCACTTCCAGAAATCTTGTGGATTCATGTTGCTAGAGTCGATCCGCATTGGGCTCGGGTAAACTCTTGCAAGAAACTTCTTATTATAGTTGACAAAGTCCCCAGGGAAATCACACGCACAGCGAGTGGCAAACACCTCATTGAAAGAGCAGAGCTCCCAGGGTTTCTGCTTCTGGAAAGATGTTGGAAAGTCTTTGAACTCCACAGATTTACACAGCGTCACCAGATCAGAGAGGTCCTTAAGCAGCGGGATCTTTTTGGGTGCATTAGTCTGCTGCTCTGTGGACTCGATGCTCATCCTCTGAGACATCTCTGCCCCCTCGTCCTCGTCCGTCACTTCTCCTTCTGAAGCAGTACAGTTTGTATCTAACTTTTTGCCCTTCAGCAGGATCTTTCCCTTCAGCTCAAATGGAGATGGGAGGTAACAGTCCTCGAGTTTTGGAGAATCTACGTGGATCCTGTCTCCAAGGATCTTCTTCAGATGCTGAAACATGactttctgctgctttacagAACAATGGTTTTCCAAACACAGAATCAGAGGAAACTCAGAGGCAACAAAGGCATACTTATTGATGACATCTATGACGCTGCGGAAAACAATCTGTGAAGTCATTGTGTGACCAGTATAGATAACGGGCTCATTATCAGATCCGTCCCACACGTCCAGCTCCACACAGCGACAACCCATCTTCAGAGCACGGATGTACCCCGTCACATCTGAAGGACCTCTGAATTGATCCTCTATCAGATACGTGTTGTGGGATGCATTGATGTAGTAGTGGGACAGAGGCTGGTTCATGTCTTGGCAAACAGACTTGTGCTCAGGGTCAAATATGTGGCACTCTGCAGACATAAGATAATTAGAGAACCCATCAAGAGAGAGCCATCCCTTTAATCGGCCCTCTTTGGATGGTTCATACTTGTGAATGACATTTAAGCTGGTGTCTTCACTGACCTGAGCCATTCCCTGCTCTGCTTCCAGAAATATCATTAAGTCCTTAGTATCAAGAAACTCCTTATTACtggaaaactgaacaaaaagaaaataaatctctgGTCTTGTGCAAAGGTCATGAAAAACTTCAGCAAACTCTTCTTTTGTCACATCAGACCCACTTTTATCTTGAGCTTTGTGGAGCTCCTTGAACTTTAGttctattttcacatttttaagtcCCGGGTTTAGTTTCTTTATTAGTTGCACGGCAGCATATATTGCTATCTGTTTGTTGTGGTTAACGTCAtcttcatcaaagaggtcactTAACCAAGATGAGCGCAAGTTGTTCTGGCTGCTCTCGATCATGTTC includes the following:
- the plcl2 gene encoding inactive phospholipase C-like protein 2 — encoded protein: MAELEEDGRLPPAHFGHTAVPSDEAAGKTHCEVSVLNGDCGISENMMCSGSPLTPGSQTGVEAANTSVGPDAKSDIPRRSSIIKDGRQRKERKKTVSFSSMPTEKKISRVSDCINAMVDGSELKKVRSNSRVYHRYFLLDADMQSLRWEPTKKESEKAKIDVKSIKEVRTGKNTDTFRTNGTYDQISEDCAFSIIFGENYESLDLVANTADVANIWVTGLRYLISYGKHTLNMIESSQNNLRSSWLSDLFDEDDVNHNKQIAIYAAVQLIKKLNPGLKNVKIELKFKELHKAQDKSGSDVTKEEFAEVFHDLCTRPEIYFLFVQFSSNKEFLDTKDLMIFLEAEQGMAQVSEDTSLNVIHKYEPSKEGRLKGWLSLDGFSNYLMSAECHIFDPEHKSVCQDMNQPLSHYYINASHNTYLIEDQFRGPSDVTGYIRALKMGCRCVELDVWDGSDNEPVIYTGHTMTSQIVFRSVIDVINKYAFVASEFPLILCLENHCSVKQQKVMFQHLKKILGDRIHVDSPKLEDCYLPSPFELKGKILLKGKKLDTNCTASEGEVTDEDEGAEMSQRMSIESTEQQTNAPKKIPLLKDLSDLVTLCKSVEFKDFPTSFQKQKPWELCSFNEVFATRCACDFPGDFVNYNKKFLARVYPSPMRIDSSNMNPQDFWKCGCQIVAMNYQTPGLMMDLNIGWFRQNGNSGYVLRPAIMREQVSYFSANTKDSVPGVSPQLLHIKIISGQNFPKPKGSGAKGDVVDPYVYVEIHGIPADCAEQRTKTVHQNGDNPLFDESFEFQINLPELAMVRFVVLDDDYIGDEFIGQYTIPFECLQPGFRHVPLQSLTGELLPHTLLFVHVAITNRRGGGKPHKRGLSVRKGKKSREYASMRVLQIKAVDEVFKTALLPLREATDLRENMQNAIVSFKELCGLSAVANLKQCILALSPRLTGPDNIPLLVFNLSDPYPNLELQGLLPEVLKKVVISYDMMIQTSKTLLESSDGVYERILQTQKAAMEFHENLHDLAVKEGLKGRKLHKAVESFTWNITILKGQADLLKHARSEVQENLKQIHYSALTCNLSKGGTAGGSSGSTDSKSRRSLEAIPEKATGEEELTDEEN